The following DNA comes from Simkania negevensis Z.
ATTTGTAATGGCGCTGCCATGTCGGGCATGCGACCTGTTTACTTTCACAACCGCCCCGACTTTCTCTTACTTGCGTTTAATCAAATTGTGAATCACGGGAGTAAAATTCATTGGATGGATCATGGAAAAAACCGAGTTCCTCTTGTGATTTGGTCAGCCATTGGGCGAGGTTGGGGCTCAGGTCCACAACACTCTCAAGCAATACAAGGGCTTCTTTTAGGCGTTCCCGGCATCAAAATTGTCATGCCAAGCACTCCTTATGACGCTAAAGGGCTCATGATTGCTGCAATTGAAGATGACAATCCTGTCCTCATCTTTGAACACCGCTGGCTGATGCGCCGCGAAGGATTTGTTCCTGAAGAGCCCTACAAAATTCCCTTGGGGAAAGGAATCATCCGTCAAAGTGGTCATGACTGCACGATCGTTGGCACATCGCACGCTATCGATCTCGCTTGGACAGCTGCTAAAGAGCTCAAAGAAACGCGTAACATTCATGCTGAAGTGATTGATCTCCGCAGTATCAAACCTCTAGATGAAACGCTCATTTTAGATTCGGTTGCGAAAACAGGTAAACTGCTCATTGTCGATACGGGTTGGGCCCTTGGTGGAGTTGCAGCAGAAATTGGATGCCTCGCCTGCGAAAAAGCCCTGCACCATTTAAAAAAGCCGGTGAAGCGGATCGGTCTTCCCGATTGTCCATCTCCTGCAGGAGATGTTTTAGAAAACCTATATTACCCTAATCTTGAAACCATGAAACAAGCGATAGAGGACCTGATAAAGTGACCTACGAACTCTCACATAACTCTTGGGGAAAAGAAGAACTGAAAGCCATACAAAAGGTGATCGACTCGGATCGGCTCACCATGGGCGTTGAGGTTGAAAAATTTGAGCAAGCCTTTGCCAGCAAAATGGGAAGCCGCTACGCCGTCATGACAAACTCTGGTTCGTCAGCCAATCTCATTGCCGTTGCTGCGTTTTGCTTCAAAAAAGACCGCCCCTTAAAAGCGGGCGATGAAGTGATTGTTCCAGCTATTTCTTGGGCAACCACTTACTTTCCCCTCATGCAATACGGACTTAAACTCCGCTTTGTCGATGTTGAACTCGATA
Coding sequences within:
- a CDS encoding alpha-ketoacid dehydrogenase subunit beta — encoded protein: MLWDEKLVQQNAALMDAAPQERTASYVTALHEALSYKMETDPSVFLLGQGVDDPGAMFGVTKGFKEIYGDLRVFDTPVSEEGMTGICNGAAMSGMRPVYFHNRPDFLLLAFNQIVNHGSKIHWMDHGKNRVPLVIWSAIGRGWGSGPQHSQAIQGLLLGVPGIKIVMPSTPYDAKGLMIAAIEDDNPVLIFEHRWLMRREGFVPEEPYKIPLGKGIIRQSGHDCTIVGTSHAIDLAWTAAKELKETRNIHAEVIDLRSIKPLDETLILDSVAKTGKLLIVDTGWALGGVAAEIGCLACEKALHHLKKPVKRIGLPDCPSPAGDVLENLYYPNLETMKQAIEDLIK